GCGAGGTCACGTTCTTGTTGTGCTTGGTTGCGCTCTTGTTGTGCTTGGTCACGTTCTTGTTGTGCTTGGTTGCGTTCTTGTTGTGCTTGGTTGCGTTCTTGTTGTGCTTGGTTGCGTTCCTCAAAGAGGGTTTCAGGGTCTTTAAATCGTTCCCCATTGGGATAAAAGACCTCTAAACCCTCTTCAAACATCTCGAACCGAATCCCTAGGATTGGGGAAGTCCAGGGAAAATTCAAGGCCGTTACTGGGAAAAAATCCTCTTGCTGATTGGCCCGCACCAATCCCCAGAAATCATGGGAGTCTGGGTCATAGAAAAACATCTCTAATACCCCATACTCCCGATAGAAAGACTGCTTTTTGAGCATTTCCCTAGCACTATTGTTAGGGGAGAGGATTTCAAACACTACCTGGGGAGCAATATTGTCTTCTTCCCATTGTTTATAGCTGCCCCGCTCACCCGGTGGACGGCCGAAAACTACCATGGCATCGGGAGCTTGACAGGGAGCAGGTGGTACAATTACCTGCTGGGGATACCAGAGCAAATCCCCGGCGACAAAGACGGTTTGCTCCTTAAATAAATACTTGAGATTGGCAACCAAGCGAACAATCCAGCGATATTGAACTGTGTTGTCGGCCATAGGTTTACCGTCGGAGTCAGGATAGAAAAGTTGGGGTTCGATGGGTGCTTGAACCATGCTTTATCTCTTGCGATCGCATTTTTGCTTAACTTTATTGTATCACCGCAAATCCTGGGTTTAAAACCCCATCCTTTTAGGACGGCTTTGCCTTAGACCTCCTGCCAAAGTTGTCTAAGTAGGGCGTGTTAAGCTGTCGCTAACATACTTTTATTTTTATAAGTAACTTAGAGTATTGTTAAGATTTGATAAATTTAACGGCAAGGGCTTGACATATACAAACAAAAATGCTAATCTGGCGACCACAACGCCATTTTTTAAGAGGTATTTGCTTATGTTATTAGTGAAACTTATCAAAAACTCCGTCGGGGGGGGGTAATACTTATCAGTATGGCGGTAGGAAGTACAGCGCAAGCTGCTAGTATTCCAGGTCTTTTTACCACTGGTGTGGATAATTTTGCTATAGCTCTTGGTGATGGTGCCTCTGATCCTCATTACAGTATTGTGAGTCCTTCAGGTCCTGGAATTGTTGTGAGTCAGAGTAATATACCTGGTGATTGGCTTTCTAATAGTTCAAGCTCTCGCTGGATTTGGCAACAATTTGATGGTCAACCCACAAATGTCACACGAACCTTCAGGACAACTTTCGACCTAACTGGACTCAACCCAAGTACAGCCTCCATCGCGGGTACATGGGCTGCTGACAATTTTCTTGATCAAATCTTAATTAACGGAGTTAGCATTGGGACAATTCCTAACAATCCGGCTGGTTCTAATTTTATATCTTTTAGTCCTTTCAACATTAACAGTGGGTTTCAAGCGGGCATCAACACTCTTGATTTTGTTGTTCGAGATGCCGGATTTATTTCAGGATTTCGGGTCGGAGAAATTTCGGGTACTGCTCAACCAATATCCCCATCCCCATCTGTACCTGAACCTAGCACAATTCTGGGCTTAGGTGTATTGGGATTGGGTGCTTTCTGCCCGCGCAAACTATCTCAAGGGAAGAAGTCAAAACAGGACAATTGAGTTGAGAACTTTGGGATTTATCCCCCCTTAATCTTCCCTTAATAAGGGGGGTATATGACGGTTTTTAACACCTACCTACATATAGAAAAATAGGGGTTGGGTTGAGCAATAGCAAGGACCAACCTGCTATTTTATAATTGTCAAAGGTAAACCTTTTTCTTTTCTAACTTCTCAACATAAGTCAATCGCCTCTTTGATATTTTGTAGAGCTTCTTCTTGAGTCTCACCTTGACTCAGGCAGCCCGGAATAATAGGACATTCTACAATGTACTATCCTTCTTCATCTTGGTAGAGCGTGACGGGGAATTTCATAAACTTTAACCAGTAGTTTTGATGTTAACCAGTGATTCAATATTAAGTAGCTGGTTATAATTAAATTAAACATGAATTTTAGGTTCGATCCCCCCTGCTCCCCTTAATAAGGGGGGTGCCGATAGGCGGGGGTATCTGAAACTTTTTAATACCCACCTACTTAGTATTAATCCGGTAGATATTCAGGATTGAGGATATCAATTTTGGCAAAAGGACAGATATCAGGAAAAGTTTTTTTATCTAACCCTGTTTCTCTAGCGGCAAGTAGGCAAGCATTTTGATAACACTGATCAAAAACTTCCTTAAAATATACCTTGAGACTGGGACTATCTTCAAAAAATTCTAACAATCTCAAACATTGTTCGGTGATAGAATACTGCCAATTATGAGAACGTTTAGAGGGTTGATACTTCCATTTAAGGAGGTGAAGCAATAGCTTTTCTAAATTACTTTTCAAAGCCTTTTTATCACTCCTACCCATTGCCTCAATTTCCTCGATCAGATTTTCTAAATCGAGGTACTCCCACTTACCTTCTTTAAGTAATTTAGCAGTTTCTTCTACCCAAAGATTAAAGTCTGTTTCATAAAGTTTCTTGGCAGTAGATAGCATATTAGGTTTCTCCTAACTCCTTCATCTGATTCGTGGGATAGGTTTGCAATCCATCCTAGCTAATGATACCTTGCCGATTAGGGGTAATAGGTGCATCCAGAGGTACAGGTTTCGCGGATTTCGACGGCATGAAGCCCGGGGAAACCAGCTTTTGCCAATTTTTCATAGATCCAGCGCGATAATTCTTCACTGGTGGGATTTTCTAAACCAGTGGTTTCATTGAGATAATGATGGTCGAGAAAATTATCGAGTAGCGGCTGTAAATATTGTTTAATTTCGCCAAAATCCATCACCATTCCCTGTTGTGAGCCTTGGGACTGTAAATAATGACTTTTCACATAGACGCGTCCTAGCCAACTATGACCGTGGAGACGACGACATTTACCTTCATAATGGGGTAAACAATGGGCTGCTTCAAAGCGAAATTCTTTGTAAATAATCCATTCTGCCATGGTTAATCGGTCGATACTATCGGTTACATCTGGTTTATTTATTTTGCCACCGATAGTTATCCATTCTAGTCAAAAGCTTAGTATTCTTATACCATTTTTTCTGCCACCACTTTTTAAAAATGGTATGAGATGCGCGGGCAGCCGACGAGGGATTCCTGGAGACCACCTAGCTAAAAATACCCCAGGCAATCGGTCAACCTGATTACGTTAAAATCAAAAGCAGGATACTGTGTATGACGGAAAAACTCGATGAACTCAGCGATTAAAGCGGTACAAACTGCCTATTATGGGGACGCGGCTTATCGGACACCACCACCGGACTTAGAATCTCTCCTGCTCAAAGAGAGAATTGTCTATCTGGGGTTGCCTTTATTTTCCTCCGATGATGTCAAGCGCAATGTCGGGGTGGACGTGACGGAATTAATTATCGCCCAACTGCTCTACCTGCAATTTGACGATCCCGAAAAACCGATTTTCTTCTATATCAACTCTACCGGCACATCCTGGTACACTGGCGACGCGATCGGCTACGAAACCGAAGCTTTCGCCATCTGTGACACCCTCAACTACATTAAACCTCCCGTTCATACTATCTGTATCGGACAGGCCATGGGAACTGCAGCGATGATTCTTTCTGCGGGAACCAAGGGTTTTCGCGCCTCCTTACCCCACGCTACCATTGTTCTCAACCAAAATCGCACTGGGGCCCAAGGACAAGCCACCGATATCCAGATTCGCGCCAAGGAGGTAATCGCCAATAAACAGACGATGTTGGAAATTTTCTCGAAAAATACGGGTCAAACCACCGAAAAACTGGCGAAAGATATGGATCGCACCTTCTATCTCACCCCACAACAGGCGAAAGACTACGGATTAATCGATCGCGTTCTCGAAAGTCGCAAGGAACTACCGAAACCCCTCGCCCAAGTTAGTTAAGATTTATTACAAATTAGCAGGAGTTGTTACCAATTATGCCTATCGGTGTGCCAAAAGTTCCCTACCGTCTGCCTGGTAGCCAATACGAACAGTGGATTAGCATTTACAGCCGTCTTTCGGTGGAACGCATTCTTTTTCTGGGGCAGGAAGTCACCGACGGGTTAGCCAATGCCCTTGTGGCCCAAATGCTTTATCTCGACTCGGAAGACCCCAGTAAACCCATCTATCTCTATATCAACTCGCCGGGGGGTTCCGTTACCGCCGGTATGGCCATCTACGACACCATGCAGTACATCAAAGCGGAAGTGGTGACTATCTGTGTGGGATTAGCGGCCTCTATGGGGGCATTTTTACTGGCTTCCGGTAGTCCGGGTAAGCGTCTCGCCCTTCCCCATGCGCGGATTATGATTCACCAACCCATGGGGGGAACTGGGCGCCGGCAAGCGACAGATATCGACATTGAAGCTAAGGAAATCCTGCGTATTCGCCAGCAATTAAACGAAATTATGGCTAATCGCACCGGACAAACCATCGAACGCATCGAAAAAGACACTGATCGCGATTATTTCCTCTCCGCCGAGGAAGCCGTCGCCTACGGTTTAATCGATAAAGTGGTCGAGGGAAAACCGGCTTAAGTCAGCCATAGGTTAGAACAGGCGAGAAACCTGTTCTAACTGCCAAATCAAGGGCTGACGCTATGGTTCCCTACCAATCAAAGCAGCTGCAATGTAGGGGCGCAACGTGGTCAGTGAGTTTATCGAACTGCTTGCGCCCATAATGTGACATTGTGAACATTTTTCAGCCAAGAGCCAAGAGAGGCTCTTTTTTTTCTGATATTGAGGGAATAAACCTGACTTCTTGACCATAAAAACGCCCAAAAAACTGTATCAAAAATAGCAGAAATTGGCAAAAAAAAAAAAATAAGATGCGCAAAGATGTTTTACATCTATTTAACTTTACTTAACTTAACTTTACAAAAGGAAGCCTGCCAATGAGAGTCGCCATCGCACCGATTGTTTTATCCACTGCCAGTTTAGGCTTAATGTTAGGTGTGGCACAAAAAGCCCAAGCCGCTCTGATTACAGGAGTCACTGCCTCAACGGATATGGGTAATGTTAGTTCTTCTGTCACCAATACCGTCAATGGCGCAGGGTTGCCCAGTAATATACCAAGTCTGACGGGACTTCATGCTGTGGCGGATGGTACTAATGCTTGGCTGGGAAGTACGGCCACTGGTAATATCACTTTTGATCTCAAGGGCAGCTATAGCCTCGCTGGTTTTAGCTTCTGGAACTATAACCGGACAAATTTCAATCGAGGAATTAAAGACGTGACTGTTCAATCCTCCACCAATGGCACGACTTGGACTACTATAGCGGGGGCTCCTACTCAGTTTGCTATCGCAGCTAACGCCGCTATAAATCCACAGACGTTCAGCTTTTCTCCAGTTACTGCGTCTTTTGTCCGGTTTGTTGTTGCTAGTAACTGGCAGACGGGTACTCCTACTAATACCGGCTTCTCTGAGGTTCAATTTAATGGAACTCCCATTCCCGTCCCTGAACCTTCTTCCTTACTTGCCCTGTTAGCCTTTGGTTTAGCGGGTGTTGGTTTAAGAAAAAGAATTTAATCTTGAGATGGTAGGTTGGTTTATAAGCTGTTCGTAATTTAAATTGCCTGTTGAGATGAGGCACTCTTGCACTCTTGCAAGAGGCAACCTACGCCCTGCCCCCCCGATGTCGGGGGGGTTGGGGGGGTGGGGGTTGGGGGGCAAGGGGAGGTGGGGGAGATTCGGCTAATCATAAGAATAAGCGATTTAAATACGTCTTAACTTAGGATTCGTGGCAAGAGACCAACCTACTTATTCAAAGCAATCAAAATCGTTGTCAACTGTTGCCGTGGGCGCTAAGAGCGGGTTAGTGGCTTTTCTAGGGATTCTCTGGCGAGTTTCGGTGCTTGGACAATCAGGGAAGAAATGGAATTTTTAGCAACTTTAGAAACAGGCTTGATCTCCGCCGTGGCAATCATCAAGTTTTGCCTGGAAAGTATTTCGATCGCTTGTGTGGTGATCGGATTAATTAAAACCCTACAATTAGCTTGGCAGTCTAATCGTCACCGTCGCAGTCTTTCCCCTTTTTCTTTCAATCAAATTCGCCTTCGTTTCGGTACTTGGCTATCTTTAGCCCTAGAGTTTCAGTTAGGTGGAGACATCGTGGCTACCACGGTGACACCTACCCTAGAAGCTTTGGCAAAACTCGCCCTCATCGCTATTATCCGAACTTTCCTCAACTATTTCCTCAGTAAAGAATTGGAAACGGAATTGGCCCGAGAAAAAGAGCAATCGCAGTTAGCAGCCAGGTACAATCTTAGAGATTTTTAATGACAAAAAAAGGTGAGTTGACAATCACCTGACACTAACCCCTTATACTAAATCTGGTTATTAAAAACTGATTATTTATTCAGCCTTTTGCCTTTTGCATGAGTGCCTTTTGCCTGTCCTCAGAAGTAGCCTATACTCAACGGATTTAGTATCAGATGGGAAATAGAGGGCTGATGGTGGAGGGGAAAAGGGAATCGATCGAGAGCCATGATCGGGATAAAACTGGTAAAATTCGCCTATTTTCAATAAATCTCTTGATTTTGACCCCTAAAAGCTGACGGCGGACGGCGGAGATTGATTGCGGCAAAAAGCGCAAAAATGATTACAATCGATCCAAAATATCAACGACTAGGATTAAATGGCTACTCATATTGTTACTGGTGTCGCGGGTTTTATCGGTTCTAACTTGGCAGAAAAGCTTTTAGAACAAGGAGATCAGGTGATCGGCATCGATCAATTTAACGATTATTACGACCCCAGTTTAAAGCGCAAAAATGCCCATATTCTAGCCAAATATCCCGAATTTAAGTTAATTGAAGCGGATATACAAGCCCTTGACTGGCGACAACTGTTGCAAGGAGTAGAAGTATTATTTCATCAGGCAGCCCAAGCGGGAGTCAGAGCAAGCTGGGGTGATGGATTTCGTCAATATACCGAAAGGAATATAAATGCCACTCAAATTATTCTTGAGGCCGCTAAGGAAACCCCGTCTTTACAACGGATGGTTTTTGCTTCCACTTCCTCGGTGTATGGCAATGCGGAAACGATGCCGACTCCCGAAACCCTTTGTCCCCAACCGGTTTCACCCTACGGTATCACCAAATTAGCGGCAGAAAGACTCTGTTGGCTATATCACCAGAATTTTAACGTTCCCGTCACTGCCTTGCGTTATTTCACCGTTTATGGACCGCGGCAACGTCCCGATATGGCTTTCCATAAGTTTTTTCAAGCAGCGATCGCAGGTAAAGCTATCGGCATCTACGGGGATGGCAAACAAACCCGGGATTTTACCTTTATTAGCGATGCTGTAGCCGCTAATTTAGCCGCTGCCGTAGTCCCGGAAGCGGTGGGTGAGGTGTTTAATATTGGTGGTGGTAGTCGCGTGGTATTGTTGGATGTCTTGGATACCATGGCAAAAGTCATCGGTAAACCTATCGAGCGATCGCATCAAGGACTCGCCCGGGGAGATGCCCGTCACACCGCCGCCGATGTCACCAAAGCCCGTACTATTCTAGGTTATAACCCCCAAGTTTCTTTAGCCGAAGGATTAGCCCAAGAATGGCAGTGGATTCAGGAATTATATTGTTAACGGGGGCAATATCCTTAATAATCAAAAAATCTCCCTGTCAAAGGGAGATTTTGGGCAATATCTAGGGCTGGCTGAATAAATCTAAAAACCTTGTTGGGTAAGACTTTTAGACTTTTTGGAAGACTCCCTCAAAATCGGTAAAACCCTACACCCCACACCCCACCCCCCCCTGCCACCCCGATGTCGGGGGGGTTGGGGGGGCCACACCCTACCCCCACGAAAAAATTTTTCAGCAAACCCTATCTAGGGTTATCCCCCGACAAATTACACCAATTTCAGATCGGGATAATTGGCGAGAATGTCATCTTGACTGAGAATATCACCCTCGCTTTGGGGAGTCCAAATCACTTCTACTGCTAAAAGTCGATCGCCTCCCATACTACCAATTTGTTGCAGGGCCTGTTTCAAGTCTTGGGAATCATTAATTTTGGCTAGGGAAAATTTACCAACAATGCCGGCTAAAATAGTCACCAAAATATAGCCTTCCGGTGCGTTTTTGGCTAATTCTCCAGCCGATTCGGGTAAAATATTTTCTGTAGAACCTTGACGCAGTTGATTATTGTAATTAGTTAAGGTTTCCGCCGTTAGTTTACCGCGTTCGTTGAGGGACCACTGATTAAACTTCGCTTCTGCACTGCTGAGGCTGGTTTGCTGGCAATCGACGTTACCATAAACCCAGTATTCCGGATGACGTAACAGGGCGAGGGCGGATTCTTGTAAGACATCAACGCGCCCCTCGGAGGTGCTAGTATCCACAGTTAGGGCGATTTGATTTAATTCTTGTTGCAGATAACGGGCATTAGCCAACAAACCCACCTGTACTTTAGCCACGGAGACGGTTTCATAACCGGATTCTATCGTCATACCATTCTCATCACTGCCTCCACCACTACGGAAAGCATTAACGAGGAAATTGGCAATAGCAAAAAAGATTAACAGAGAAATTAAGCCACCGCCACCACCACCCCAAAAGAAGGGTAAGAGGAAGGGAAAACCAATACCTCCACCGTAACCGGGGGAACTGTAACCACCACCTCTAGAAGGGCTAATACTGCGACTAGGGGCGCGAAAACTACCGCCCCCCATTCTACCCCCCGATGCCGCCAAAGCACTGGGAATAGAACCGAAAATCAGCGTTGTCACTAATCCTAGAACTAATAGCGGCTTGGCAAGCGCTCGAACTTTAGTTAAAATTTTGTCAATCATAAGAACACCGAAGCAACCCTTTATTTACTAGGATAACGAGTTTCTCGGTCAGGGATAAACAAATCCCCAATAGGGATAACCGAATCAGTTATCAGTGATCAGTTATCAGTGATCAGATTTGAGTTTTCAGTTCACTGTTTACTGTTTACTGATCACTGACAAAACCCCCACCCCGAAATTTATGACTTGGAATTTCTCCTCTCCCACGGATTCGCCCTTATGCGATCGCGAAGTACCCTTAGAAAGTCATCATCTCTGGGGTAAACGTATTGCTTTACTGGTAACGGGAGGGATTGCGGCCATGAAAGCGCCGCTAATTGCCCGATCTTTGCGGAAATTCGGGGCTACAGTCGTGGCTTTTGTCTCGGAAGAAGCTTTAAGATACGTCACTAGGGAAGCTTTGGAATGGAGTACGCTTAATCCCGTAGTTAGTCAATTAACGGCAAAAGCAGAACATTTAAGCGATCAATCTCCCTTTGATCTTTATTTAGTCGCCCCCGCTACCTATAACACGATTAATAAGTTTCGTTACGGAATCGCTGACGGAGTGATCACTTCATGCTTGGCCTCGGCCTTGGGACGACAGGAAAAGGGAAAAACTAAAATTCTGCTTGTCCCCACCATGCACGGCAGTTTACATAATGCTATTCTGACTGAATCTTTGCAAACTCTCGATCGCTGGGGAGTAGAGATTATGCCACCCCGGGATGATTACGGTAAGCACAATCTCCCCGGAGAAAAAGAGATTACCGTGGCAGCCTGTGGGATTCTCAGTAATTCTGTCCTGAAAAATATGCCGATTTTAGTCACTGGTGGACCCACACCCGTGATTATCGATAATATTCGTCGTTTAACCAATCGTTTTACTGGACAATTAGGAGTCGCTATTGCAGAAGAATTATACCTGCGCGGGGCAAAGGTGCAATTAATCCACGGACGCGGCAGCTATACACCCCCCGCTTATTTACCCCACGAAATTATTGAAACTTATGACGAGTATCTAGGGAAGGTGATGGGAGAATTAGAGAGTAAAAATTATAAATTTGGCATTTTCTCGGCAGCAGTGGCAGATTATCGCTTAGAAAGCCCTTTTTATGGTAAGATTCCCAGTGGTGGGCAGTTAAATCTTAATTTTGTGCCGACGGAAAAAGTGATTGACAAGGTGAGAGAAAATTTTCCCGATTTAGGGATGGTGACTTTCAAGTATCAGGAGGGAGTCAGTCAGGAAGAGTTACTGGAAATCGCCCGTAAACGCCTAGAAAAGGGCTATCAGGCCGTTATTGCTAATAGGGGTGAGGAAAAGGGCGATCAAGGGGAACAGGTGGCTTATTTGGTCACAAAAGCGGCACTGGGGAAATTTATCGGTAAAAAAGCGATCGCTATTGGCATCGCCGAATATTTAGAAGAGCGAGCCAAAAATGTTACAATCAAAAAAATTTAATATTTTTTAATATTAATTTGCAAAAATTTAGGGTAACACAGTCATGGGTAACATCAACTTCGTCAAAGAGAATAAGATTGTTGTAGCGGCAGATGGGGCGAATTTACGAGAGAAAGCAATCCAGAATGGCGTTGATATCTACACTTTTGGCGGTAAATTGATGAATTGTGGCGGTTACGGTCAGTGTGGTACTTGTATAGTGGCAATTGTCGAGGGTATGGAAAATCTCTCGGCCAAAACCGACTTTGAACAGCGCTGTCTGAAGAAAAAACCCGAAAATTATCGTTTAGCCTGTCAAACCATCGTTAATGGCCCTATTAGCGTCCAAACTAAACCAAAATAGCATTTATCGGTTTTTAGCCGTCAGCCCGATCGGTGATCACCGATCACCGATCACTAATACAAACTAACTAGGAACAATATTTAAGAAAGCATCGAAGTCTTTTAATGCTTCTTGGAATTGATTAGCAGCGAGACTAGCATCTTTCTCCTTGGCTGCCGCATCGATACGTTCAAAGTGAACGAAAAGATTTTTCGCTAACTGCTTGGCTTTTTCTTGGTCTTTGGGCAGTAAATTACGGGATAATCCTACCATTTCCTGACGCAATTGCCCCAAAGGACCGTGGATATAGGTGCGAGTATCTACCCAATTTTTGTCAGCGATGAGGTCTTGCAAAACGCTCATTTTTTCGCGAAATCCTTCTATGGGTTGGATGTAAACCTGTAACTGTTCGATTTTTTGCGGACTGTAAACGGTGGGGATAGTTGCTTGGGGACCACTGCAACTAACCAGCAGGGTAGTAACTAGGACTAAAACTAGGGAAATAATCGAGCGAAGACGTGGCATTGGTTTATATGTACTATTTAACAAACTATTGACGTTCTCTCCCGATAACCAGTCAAGCTATCGGGACGATTTTTACTTTATCAGGTTGTGGGATTCCCAAATCAGATTTTACTCCCAACGGCCTTGACAGTAACTCGGTGTCAATAACTAGGGTTTGCGGCAAAAAGTTTTTCCTGGTGGCAGGGTGTGGGGTGTGGGGTGTGGGGTGTGGGGTTTTACCAGTTTTGAGGTGGCTAATTACCTAATTTTCAGGGAAAAAGTGTCTAAATTTCCCCCCGATCACTCCCATATCCAGTACTTTTTGATTGACAAAAGGTCTAAAAGTCTTATCCAACAAGGTTTTTAGATTTATTCAGTAAGCTCTAACTAGAGCTTAAACTGTTTCATAAAAGCTCGATCAATCCGATCTTTCCATAACCATAATAACGGCGATTGCCATGCGAAACCGCCCCAAGATGCGATCGCTTGTTGGTCTCCTGTCCCGATTAAACTCAGATAATTTTTCTGGGGAAAATAGGGTTTTAGGGGCTGATTTTGCAGAATTCTTGCTAAATTATCGAACAGGGGTTTTCCTTGTCGGACGGCAAAAACTCCCGCTTTCGGACGGGGATAATCTGGAATCGTGGCAATATCTCCCACGGCAAAAATATGGGGATGGGAAAGAGATTGCAGATAATTATTCACTAAAATAAACCCTTTTTCATCTGTCAGTAATCCTGACGCTTTAATCCAACTAGGGGCCGAGGCAGTCGTTACCCAAATTGTATAATACGTGGGTAAAACTAACCCCGATGAACAGATAATCTGATCTGCTTGCACTGCCGTCACATCCGTTGATAAATATAATCTAATTCCCCTTTGTTGACAAATATTCTCTAAACGTTGACCGACCCAATTATTATGGGCCGGTAGTAGTTTTTTTCCTCGATGAATTAGAGATAAATTCAAATTACTGCTAGAGTTGAGAATTTTGGCCAAACGGGACTGCATATTTAAAGCTAATTCAACTCCGCCTGCACCACCACCAACAATGACGATATTGAGAGGATTATTAGGGTTACTAACCGCTTTTTTGAGGATTTCTTGCCATCCTTCCCGAAAAATCGGCACCGGTTTGGCGGGAATAGTGTACTCTTGAGCGCCGATAACATTATCTACTGCCGGGATGCTGCCGATATCGATCGAGAGATAATCAAAGGGAATCGGT
This Microcystis wesenbergii NRERC-220 DNA region includes the following protein-coding sequences:
- a CDS encoding DUF1517 domain-containing protein, with protein sequence MIDKILTKVRALAKPLLVLGLVTTLIFGSIPSALAASGGRMGGGSFRAPSRSISPSRGGGYSSPGYGGGIGFPFLLPFFWGGGGGGLISLLIFFAIANFLVNAFRSGGGSDENGMTIESGYETVSVAKVQVGLLANARYLQQELNQIALTVDTSTSEGRVDVLQESALALLRHPEYWVYGNVDCQQTSLSSAEAKFNQWSLNERGKLTAETLTNYNNQLRQGSTENILPESAGELAKNAPEGYILVTILAGIVGKFSLAKINDSQDLKQALQQIGSMGGDRLLAVEVIWTPQSEGDILSQDDILANYPDLKLV
- a CDS encoding phosphopantothenoylcysteine decarboxylase domain-containing protein, whose amino-acid sequence is MTWNFSSPTDSPLCDREVPLESHHLWGKRIALLVTGGIAAMKAPLIARSLRKFGATVVAFVSEEALRYVTREALEWSTLNPVVSQLTAKAEHLSDQSPFDLYLVAPATYNTINKFRYGIADGVITSCLASALGRQEKGKTKILLVPTMHGSLHNAILTESLQTLDRWGVEIMPPRDDYGKHNLPGEKEITVAACGILSNSVLKNMPILVTGGPTPVIIDNIRRLTNRFTGQLGVAIAEELYLRGAKVQLIHGRGSYTPPAYLPHEIIETYDEYLGKVMGELESKNYKFGIFSAAVADYRLESPFYGKIPSGGQLNLNFVPTEKVIDKVRENFPDLGMVTFKYQEGVSQEELLEIARKRLEKGYQAVIANRGEEKGDQGEQVAYLVTKAALGKFIGKKAIAIGIAEYLEERAKNVTIKKI
- a CDS encoding DUF1622 domain-containing protein, with the protein product MEFLATLETGLISAVAIIKFCLESISIACVVIGLIKTLQLAWQSNRHRRSLSPFSFNQIRLRFGTWLSLALEFQLGGDIVATTVTPTLEALAKLALIAIIRTFLNYFLSKELETELAREKEQSQLAARYNLRDF
- a CDS encoding PEP-CTERM sorting domain-containing protein, producing the protein MAVGSTAQAASIPGLFTTGVDNFAIALGDGASDPHYSIVSPSGPGIVVSQSNIPGDWLSNSSSSRWIWQQFDGQPTNVTRTFRTTFDLTGLNPSTASIAGTWAADNFLDQILINGVSIGTIPNNPAGSNFISFSPFNINSGFQAGINTLDFVVRDAGFISGFRVGEISGTAQPISPSPSVPEPSTILGLGVLGLGAFCPRKLSQGKKSKQDN
- a CDS encoding ATP-dependent Clp protease proteolytic subunit, with amino-acid sequence MNSAIKAVQTAYYGDAAYRTPPPDLESLLLKERIVYLGLPLFSSDDVKRNVGVDVTELIIAQLLYLQFDDPEKPIFFYINSTGTSWYTGDAIGYETEAFAICDTLNYIKPPVHTICIGQAMGTAAMILSAGTKGFRASLPHATIVLNQNRTGAQGQATDIQIRAKEVIANKQTMLEIFSKNTGQTTEKLAKDMDRTFYLTPQQAKDYGLIDRVLESRKELPKPLAQVS
- a CDS encoding Uma2 family endonuclease: MVQAPIEPQLFYPDSDGKPMADNTVQYRWIVRLVANLKYLFKEQTVFVAGDLLWYPQQVIVPPAPCQAPDAMVVFGRPPGERGSYKQWEEDNIAPQVVFEILSPNNSAREMLKKQSFYREYGVLEMFFYDPDSHDFWGLVRANQQEDFFPVTALNFPWTSPILGIRFEMFEEGLEVFYPNGERFKDPETLFEERNQAQQERNQAQQERNQAQQERDQAQQERNQAQQERDLAFARLRELGIDPTQL
- the queD gene encoding 6-carboxytetrahydropterin synthase QueD; protein product: MAEWIIYKEFRFEAAHCLPHYEGKCRRLHGHSWLGRVYVKSHYLQSQGSQQGMVMDFGEIKQYLQPLLDNFLDHHYLNETTGLENPTSEELSRWIYEKLAKAGFPGLHAVEIRETCTSGCTYYP
- a CDS encoding 2Fe-2S iron-sulfur cluster-binding protein — translated: MGNINFVKENKIVVAADGANLREKAIQNGVDIYTFGGKLMNCGGYGQCGTCIVAIVEGMENLSAKTDFEQRCLKKKPENYRLACQTIVNGPISVQTKPK
- a CDS encoding discoidin domain-containing protein, with product MRVAIAPIVLSTASLGLMLGVAQKAQAALITGVTASTDMGNVSSSVTNTVNGAGLPSNIPSLTGLHAVADGTNAWLGSTATGNITFDLKGSYSLAGFSFWNYNRTNFNRGIKDVTVQSSTNGTTWTTIAGAPTQFAIAANAAINPQTFSFSPVTASFVRFVVASNWQTGTPTNTGFSEVQFNGTPIPVPEPSSLLALLAFGLAGVGLRKRI
- a CDS encoding DUF29 domain-containing protein, giving the protein MLSTAKKLYETDFNLWVEETAKLLKEGKWEYLDLENLIEEIEAMGRSDKKALKSNLEKLLLHLLKWKYQPSKRSHNWQYSITEQCLRLLEFFEDSPSLKVYFKEVFDQCYQNACLLAARETGLDKKTFPDICPFAKIDILNPEYLPD
- a CDS encoding ATP-dependent Clp protease proteolytic subunit yields the protein MPIGVPKVPYRLPGSQYEQWISIYSRLSVERILFLGQEVTDGLANALVAQMLYLDSEDPSKPIYLYINSPGGSVTAGMAIYDTMQYIKAEVVTICVGLAASMGAFLLASGSPGKRLALPHARIMIHQPMGGTGRRQATDIDIEAKEILRIRQQLNEIMANRTGQTIERIEKDTDRDYFLSAEEAVAYGLIDKVVEGKPA
- a CDS encoding type II toxin-antitoxin system HicB family antitoxin; the protein is MVECPIIPGCLSQGETQEEALQNIKEAIDLC
- a CDS encoding NAD-dependent epimerase/dehydratase family protein; translation: MATHIVTGVAGFIGSNLAEKLLEQGDQVIGIDQFNDYYDPSLKRKNAHILAKYPEFKLIEADIQALDWRQLLQGVEVLFHQAAQAGVRASWGDGFRQYTERNINATQIILEAAKETPSLQRMVFASTSSVYGNAETMPTPETLCPQPVSPYGITKLAAERLCWLYHQNFNVPVTALRYFTVYGPRQRPDMAFHKFFQAAIAGKAIGIYGDGKQTRDFTFISDAVAANLAAAVVPEAVGEVFNIGGGSRVVLLDVLDTMAKVIGKPIERSHQGLARGDARHTAADVTKARTILGYNPQVSLAEGLAQEWQWIQELYC